In Pectobacterium actinidiae, the DNA window CGGGGCACAATCTGGTGGCCTCGGCTACCGAAGGCAATATGCGCCTGATTTCTGTGGTGCTGGGGGCACAAACGGATGCCATTCGCTTCCGTGAAAGTGAAAAACTGCTCACCTGGGGCTTCCGCTTTTTCGAAACGGTAACGCCTATCAAAACGGATGCGCCTTTTACCACGCAGCGAGTCTGGTTTGGTACCGAGAAAGAAGCACGGCTTGGCGTCGCGCAGGATGCTGCACTGACCATCCCGAAAGGACAAATGAAAAACCTGAAAGCCAGCTTCACGCTCAGTCAGCCGCAGCTTTCCGCACCGTTAACCAAGAATCAGGTTGTCGGCACTATCGACTTCCAACTGGATGGCAAGAGCATCGGACAGCGCGAACTGGTCGCGATGGAGGATATTCCAGAGGCAGGTTTCTTTAGCCGCCTCTGGGATACGGTGATGATGAAGGTGCAGCAGTGGTTCGGTGGGTTATTCGGTTAATTCCCCGCGTGGATGAACTGAATACCATTGTTGGAAAAATAGCGTAAGTAGGATTCGCTCGGTGCGCTGTCGGAAATGACTGTATCAAACAGCGTCATCGGGCCGATACAGGCGCGTTTAATCTGACCGAACTTGCTGCTATCCGCCACAATAATGATTCGTTGTGCGGTTGCCATCGCGCGTTGCTTCATACCCAGTTCGGCAAAGTTAAAGCAGGTGGCGCCCGCAGTCAGCTCAATACCCGCCGCAGAGATAAAGGCTTTATTCGGGCAGATGTTGTCCAGCTCGCTACGCTGGTTGAGCGGGGTAAAAATCGCGTTATCTGGATGGTATTCCCCGCCGCACAAAATGACTCTGCACGCCTTTTTTTCCTGTAGCGCTAAAAACGTGTTCAGGGAATAGCAAATAGCAGTAAAAGGTAATTCATCAGGAATGGCATCAATGATGAAGGGAATTGTGGTGCCACAGTCGAAAAAAACAGTATCGTTTGCTTCCACCAGATAGGCTGCGGCGGTACCGATAGCCTGCTTTTCTCTTACGTGTTTGCTCTGCTGATCGGAGACAAAATAATTCGTGACACCGTTATTCTTCAGGTCGCTAACGACATAGCCGCCGAGCAGCATGACGCTGGTGGAATCTGCATTCAGATCGCGGCGCACGGTCATTTCGGACACGCCGAGTAGCTGTGCGGCGTCTTTAAGATGGAGTTTATCGGTTTTCTTTAATGCCTGAGCCAGTCTGCCGATTCGTTCGTCGCGCCGCGTTTCCATAAAATTCCCTGCTAATAAGCTATTTTTGTTGTTAGTAGTTTCCTGCTGTGGCCGTTTCACCTGAAACAATAGCGACGCCTGAGCTAGTGCCGATGCGCGTGGCGCCTGCTTCAATCATACGCTGTGCCGTTTGGCGATCGCGAACCGCGCCGGATGCCTTGACACCCATCTCGCTGCCGACTGTGCTACGCATCAATCGAACATGTTCTTCACGTGCGCCGCCCGTACTGAAACCGGTAGACGTTTTGACGAAAGCGACATCCAACTGACGACACATTTCACACACCACGACAATCTGTTCGTCATCAAGCAGACAAGTTTCCAATATTACCTTCAACGGTATAGCGGCGCAAACCTCACGTACGGCCTGAATATCTGCTTTGACGGCAGCAATATTCCCGCTTTTCAGCCAGCCAACGTTAATCACCATATCGATCTCCTGGGCACCAGCATCAATTGCCGCTTTCGCTTCAAAAGCCTTGCTGGATGTCAGGCCTGCACCAAGAGGGAAACCAATAACCGAGCATACCTGAACCTCAGTGCCTTTCAGTTTGTCGGCCACGAAAGGGACGTAACCTGAGTTAACGCAGACGGCATAAAAACGGTGAGCGATCGCTTCATCGCACAGGGTGGTGATTTGCTGTTCGGTGGCATTGGCTGCTAACAGTGTGTGGTCGATATAGCGTGCGTAGTCAGTCATGGTTAATCCTCGGTGATATCGATAAGAAATCAGATAGCGTGATTATGACACTCAATGATTTTCATGTCACAAAAATAACAATAAAATTAAATTTTGTTATTTTAATAACAAAAAAGAAATCAATGTAATACCTGTGATGGGGAGGATGAGAAAGTGGGGGGAAGCGTATAAAAGAAAACGCCCATCGTTCTTGAACCTGAAAGGCGGGAACGATGGGCTCCTCAATAAGGGGAATCAAAGAAAAGCAGTGGCACTTATTCAGACTTTAAGGCAAAGAAAAAGTTCTGGTTTTTAAAAAATAATATTGACGATTTTTTACATTTTGTCAGCCGGGCAGCTCAGGCCAAATAACCACGATAAGTGAACCCGCTAAGGTGAGTAGCACGTTAGCGATAGCATAGGTACCCGCATAACCGAGCGCAGGGATGTTACTGCGTGCCGTATCGCTGATAATTTCCATTGCAGGTGCGCAAGTTCGTGCACCCATCATGGCACCAAACAGCAGCGCACGGTTCATTTTCAGCACATACGCACCAAACAGAAAACAAATCACTACTGGCAGCAGACTAACAATCAGCCCTGAAGCCAGCATCTGGATACCGACTTCTCCCAGACTACTGTTGATGGTGCTACCTGCACTTAGGCCAACGCCAGCCATAAAGACCATCAGGCCGAATTCTTTGACCATGTTAAGCGCGCCTTGTGGAATGTAGCCGAAAGTCGGGTGGTTGGCACGCAGGAACCCCAGCATGATACCGGCGAACAGCAACCCAGCTGCGTTACCGATACCAAAGGTGAAGTTGCTGAATTGGATGGTAATCAGTCCGACCATTATGCCGATGACAAAAAAGGCGCAGAAGGCGAGCAGATCGGTGACCTGACTATGAATAGAAATGAACCCGATTCTATCGGCAATGCTTTTTACCCGTCTGGCATCCCCGCTGACCTGCAAGACATCGCCTTTATTCAGGACGACGTTATCATCAATCGGCATTTCAATCTGGCTACGAACAATGCGGTTGAGGAAACAGCCGTGATCGGTCAGCTTCAATTGGCTCAAACGTTTGCCCACAGCATTGTGATTCTTGACGACGACTTCTTCCGTCACGATGCGCATGTCCAGCAAATCGCGGTCGAAAACCTCCTTGCCATCGCGGAAATTGGAATTCAGACGGGAATGGGCATCGGGATAGCCGACCAGCGCAATCTCATCGCCGATTTGTAAGACGGCATCACCATCAGGGTTGGCCAAAATCCCGTTACGTCGGATGCGTTCGATGTAGCAACCGGTTTGTCGATAGATCCCCAGCTCGCGCAAATTCTTGCCGTCCGCCCAATCAACCAGCTCCGGCCCGACGCGATAGGCGCGAATCACTGGCAGATAGACTTTTCTCTGGCTGTCTGGGTCTAATCCGCGCTCACGTGCAATTTGCTGAGCGCTGGTGGGTAAATCCTGATGCTGGAGTTTGGGCAGGTAGCGTGCGCCAAAAATGAGGCTGACCAGACCGACCAGATACGTCAGCGCATAGCCCAAACTCAGGTGATCTTGCTCAATACTGAGCTGGTTACCCAAGCTGGCAGTATTGCGCAGCGTGTCGCCCGCACCGACCAATACCGGCGTTGAGGTCATGGATCCGGCTAGCATCCCTGCCGTCAGGCCAATTCCCCAACCAAAGAGTTTACCTAAGCCTAACGCCAGTAACATGGCGCTGCCGACCATCACTAGCGCTAGCATGAAATAATTCTTTCCGTCGCGGAAGAAGATAGAAAAGAAATTCGGCCCGGCTTCCACGCCCACGCAAAAAATAAATAACATAAAACCGAGGCTCAGCGCTTCGGTATTAATCGAAAAATGCTGTTGGCCGAGTAATAAAGAAACAACTAAAACTCCAATAGAATTACCGAGTTGTACTGGTCCTAAGCGCAATTTCCCCAGGCAGAGTCCTAATGAAAGAACCACGAATAAAAGTAGAATGTAATTCCCATTTAACAAATCAGCGACGTTTATATTCATGGAATGTAACTTGTTGTTTACCAGTAAGTTCTTGATGTTATTCATTATAGCGGCTAGATTTAGCCATGAAATGCATGAATTCCCGTGACGGTATCAATACGCGTCAGCTGAAAGGAATCAGCCTCGTTCAGTATAATTTATCCGATAAAAATTGTTCAGTGTAATTCTTGTTTAATTTAATGATTGTGGTGTCGCTGTTGAAGAAATACGGTGGTGAACGTCTTTTTTTTGCGGACAACCGTATGTCGAATAAATCGTAGCGAAGCCTCATGTTTTTCATGTCGGGGAATAGATACACCAATCATTTTTACCATGCCGCATATTTTCGGTATCGGGTTGATGCAGGTTGGGAGGCATATTGATAGGGGCGATTTATGGCAAGAAATAAAGGTTGGGTCGGTGCGACCTGCTGTTTTTTATTGTTCACCGTCGTGTTTCTGAGTCAAAAAATTGAGGTATCAGAGGTTGCGGTGGGGGATGGGTTGCGCGGTAGTCCGGGGATGCTGCTTTTTCTGCTGCCCGGTATGGTGGCCTGCTTCCTTTCTGCGCGTGGTCGCCTGCTTTACCCGCTGTTTGGCGCGCTGGCGGCGATGCCCGTGTGCTTGCTGGCGCTCCACTTGTGGAATACGCCTATGCGCTCTTTCTGGCAAGAGTTGGCCTACGTAATGAGTGCGGTCTTTTGGTGTGTGCTGGGTGCCATGGGCGTGTTGTGTTTGCGCAGTCTGTATCGACGCTATCTTCGTTGAGAAGTTTCTATTCCTGCCCCATAAAAAAGCGCGGACTGTCGCCGCGCTGTTGTGTTGTCAGTTTGATGATTATGACTGGAACAGGGCCAGGTGCTCTTTGGCATAGGCTTCAAAATCAGTACAGCCGCCGATGTGTTTTTCATCCAGGAAAATCTGCGGTACGGTTTCAACCGGCTTTCCTACCGTCTTGGACAAATCTTCTTTCGAGATGCCTTCTGCGTGGATGTCTACATAGCGGAAGCTGAAGTCATCACGTTGCTCGGTCAGTTTCTCTGCCAGTTCTTTCGCACGTACACAGTAAGGGCAAGCTGGGCGCCCGAAAATTACAGCGAACATGTAAACTCCTTTGTAAAATTAGAAAAATGTTCTCATTCTTGAAACGTATAGCGTGACGCCTATTAAACACAAGGTCACGGCTAAAAGTGTTACGGTTAATGAGGTTACTGCGAATTACGCTACTATGCCTGTATTCATTGATGAAAAATAGTAGTCATTACCTGTTACAACGATTTGCATCAGCTATCGATGATGAAATAACTTTACCGACTGAAGGATGCCAGTGTGACACCAACGATTGATTTGTTACAGCGCCACCGTTCTATTCGCGCATTTACGTCTCAAGCCATAACGGATGAGCAGCGCCACGCCATCATTACCTCCGCACAAAGTGCATCCAGCTCGAGCTTTTTACAATGCAGCTCAATTATCCGTATTACCGATCCTGCCGTGCGGGAAACGCTCGTTCACTATACTGGCGAACAAGGCTATGTGGCACAGGCGGCTGAATTTTGGGTCTTTTGTGCCGATTTCCACCGGCATGTGGAGATCTTCCCACAGGCAGAAACTGGGCTGGCGGAGCAATTGCTGATTGGCTGCGTCGATACCGCTATCATGGCGCAGAATGCGCTGGTTGCCGCCGAGTCGTTGGGATTGGGCGGCGTATTTATCGGTGGGATCCGCAATCGAATTGCTGACGTGACGCAGTTATTGCAATTGCCAACGCGGGTTCTGCCGTTGTTTGGTCTGTGTCTGGGGCACCCGGACGCGGAACCGATGCTGAAACCGCGCATGCCAACCGCTATGCTGTTGCATGAAAATGTTTATCAGCCGCTTGACCGTGATGTGCTGGCGCAATACGACCAGCAAATGGTGGAATATTATCTGGAACGTACAGGTAGCCGCCGTGAAAGCTGGAGCGAGCATTTGGAACGGACGCTGAAAAAAGAGTTACGTCCATTCATGCTGGACTACTTACATCAACAAGGATGGGCGATACGCTAGTATCCGTAGGATATTTATGAAGATAGCCATTCTGTCTCGTGATGGAGCGTTATATTCCTGCAAACGCCTGCGTGAAGCGGCTGAGGCGCGCAAGCACAGCGTTGAGGTTATTGACCCGCTTTCCTGCTACATGAATATCAATTCGGCGGCGCCGTCGGTGCATTACCGCGGGCGTCGGCTGGATAAGTTTGATGCGGTTATTCCGCGTATCGGTTCACAGATCACGTTTTATGGTACGGCGGTATTGCGCCAGTTTGAAATGCTGGGCAGCTACCCGCTGAATAATGCTATCGCTATCATTCGCGCCCGCGACAAACTGCATTCGCTGCAACTGCTTGCCCGCGAAGGGATTGACTTGCCGATCACTGGATTTGCTCATTCGCCAGATGATACCGGTGATCTGATTGCGATGGTGGGCGGTGCGCCGCTGGTCGTAAAACTGGTGGAAGGCACACAGGGAATCGGTGTGGTATTGGCCGAAACGCGGCAGGCGGCGGAAAGCGTGATTGATGCTTTTCGCGGGCTAAATGCGCATATCCTGGTGCAGGAATACGTGCATGAAGCGCAGGGTAAAGATATTCGCTGTTTTGTGATCGGCAATCGGGTTGTTGCCGCGATTGAACGACAGGCGAAGGCGGGAGAATTCCGCTCAAATCTGCATCGCGGCGGGTCG includes these proteins:
- the deoR gene encoding DNA-binding transcriptional repressor DeoR produces the protein METRRDERIGRLAQALKKTDKLHLKDAAQLLGVSEMTVRRDLNADSTSVMLLGGYVVSDLKNNGVTNYFVSDQQSKHVREKQAIGTAAAYLVEANDTVFFDCGTTIPFIIDAIPDELPFTAICYSLNTFLALQEKKACRVILCGGEYHPDNAIFTPLNQRSELDNICPNKAFISAAGIELTAGATCFNFAELGMKQRAMATAQRIIIVADSSKFGQIKRACIGPMTLFDTVISDSAPSESYLRYFSNNGIQFIHAGN
- the deoC gene encoding deoxyribose-phosphate aldolase → MTDYARYIDHTLLAANATEQQITTLCDEAIAHRFYAVCVNSGYVPFVADKLKGTEVQVCSVIGFPLGAGLTSSKAFEAKAAIDAGAQEIDMVINVGWLKSGNIAAVKADIQAVREVCAAIPLKVILETCLLDDEQIVVVCEMCRQLDVAFVKTSTGFSTGGAREEHVRLMRSTVGSEMGVKASGAVRDRQTAQRMIEAGATRIGTSSGVAIVSGETATAGNY
- a CDS encoding aspartate:alanine antiporter, with translation MNINVADLLNGNYILLLFVVLSLGLCLGKLRLGPVQLGNSIGVLVVSLLLGQQHFSINTEALSLGFMLFIFCVGVEAGPNFFSIFFRDGKNYFMLALVMVGSAMLLALGLGKLFGWGIGLTAGMLAGSMTSTPVLVGAGDTLRNTASLGNQLSIEQDHLSLGYALTYLVGLVSLIFGARYLPKLQHQDLPTSAQQIARERGLDPDSQRKVYLPVIRAYRVGPELVDWADGKNLRELGIYRQTGCYIERIRRNGILANPDGDAVLQIGDEIALVGYPDAHSRLNSNFRDGKEVFDRDLLDMRIVTEEVVVKNHNAVGKRLSQLKLTDHGCFLNRIVRSQIEMPIDDNVVLNKGDVLQVSGDARRVKSIADRIGFISIHSQVTDLLAFCAFFVIGIMVGLITIQFSNFTFGIGNAAGLLFAGIMLGFLRANHPTFGYIPQGALNMVKEFGLMVFMAGVGLSAGSTINSSLGEVGIQMLASGLIVSLLPVVICFLFGAYVLKMNRALLFGAMMGARTCAPAMEIISDTARSNIPALGYAGTYAIANVLLTLAGSLIVVIWPELPG
- a CDS encoding inner membrane protein YbjM gives rise to the protein MARNKGWVGATCCFLLFTVVFLSQKIEVSEVAVGDGLRGSPGMLLFLLPGMVACFLSARGRLLYPLFGALAAMPVCLLALHLWNTPMRSFWQELAYVMSAVFWCVLGAMGVLCLRSLYRRYLR
- a CDS encoding GrxA family glutaredoxin, with amino-acid sequence MFAVIFGRPACPYCVRAKELAEKLTEQRDDFSFRYVDIHAEGISKEDLSKTVGKPVETVPQIFLDEKHIGGCTDFEAYAKEHLALFQS
- the nfsA gene encoding oxygen-insensitive NADPH nitroreductase, translated to MTPTIDLLQRHRSIRAFTSQAITDEQRHAIITSAQSASSSSFLQCSSIIRITDPAVRETLVHYTGEQGYVAQAAEFWVFCADFHRHVEIFPQAETGLAEQLLIGCVDTAIMAQNALVAAESLGLGGVFIGGIRNRIADVTQLLQLPTRVLPLFGLCLGHPDAEPMLKPRMPTAMLLHENVYQPLDRDVLAQYDQQMVEYYLERTGSRRESWSEHLERTLKKELRPFMLDYLHQQGWAIR
- the rimK gene encoding 30S ribosomal protein S6--L-glutamate ligase, whose product is MKIAILSRDGALYSCKRLREAAEARKHSVEVIDPLSCYMNINSAAPSVHYRGRRLDKFDAVIPRIGSQITFYGTAVLRQFEMLGSYPLNNAIAIIRARDKLHSLQLLAREGIDLPITGFAHSPDDTGDLIAMVGGAPLVVKLVEGTQGIGVVLAETRQAAESVIDAFRGLNAHILVQEYVHEAQGKDIRCFVIGNRVVAAIERQAKAGEFRSNLHRGGSANNVKITAQERAIAIKATKTLGLNIAGVDILRADRGPLVMEVNASPGLEGIETTTGLDIADMMIEFIEQNTQRRFAISTTISKS